One Spinacia oleracea cultivar Varoflay chromosome 4, BTI_SOV_V1, whole genome shotgun sequence DNA segment encodes these proteins:
- the LOC130471755 gene encoding uncharacterized protein, which produces MRVLFVGRRDPVWYLGERVRMQTVGVFSVPHPPPATMLATRSIGEAWRVHSRAGVPATELVIAGANYHQFILSSLRLPEPGAEHPDPLLGGWVPPDARISYIGEGGSEVVEIIPEGRVFHAPLPEGVQAVPARTANAMVGVINRLKSALVRARSALSCRSPRSTQTETGRAGADVTGPSGFGGCGHEERERARHSPQRHRRSDVGASTSGERSGPERGRRSLSVAREPSPELQPQPLHWGGSGWGSSHYGGWTGWTDEAWRDEAEDES; this is translated from the exons atgcgggttttATTCGTTGGTCGCCGTGACCCCGTCTGGTatctgggagagcgggtacgtatgcagaccgtCGGAGTCTTCTCGGTGCCTCATCCTCCACCTGCGACCATGTTGGCCACCCGTTCGATAGGCGAGGCCTGGAGGGTTCATTCGAGGGCGGGCGtcccggcgacggagttggtgatagcgggagctaactatcatcagttcatcctgagttctcttcgtctcccggagcctggcgct GAGCATCCTGATCCTTTGTTAGGGGGATGGGTgcctcccgatgctcggatctcataTATTGGGGAGGGTGGATCCGAGGTTGTGGAGATTATCCCGGAgggccgggttttccatgctccgctccctgagggagtacaggcg gtcccggcccgtacggccaatgcgatggtgggggtgatcaaccggttgaagtccgcgttggttcgggcccgatccgcactttcttgcaggagcccccgtTCTACTCAG ACGGAGACAGGGCGAGCCGGGGCCGATGTCACGGGCCCGTCGGGATTCGGGGGATGCGGCCATGAGGAGAGAGAGCGGGCAAGACACTCGCCCCAACGACATCGCCGTTCTGATGTGGGAGCGAGTACTTCTGGGGAGAGATCCGGGCCGGAGCGTGGGCGTCGTTCCCTGTCAGTGGCTCgtgagcctagccccgagttgcagccgCAGCCTCTGCATTGGGGAGGTTCAGGCTGGGGTTCCTCGCACTATGGGGGGTGGACGGGATGGACCGACGAGGCTTGGAGGGATGAAGCCgaggacgagtcttag